A single region of the Rhodococcus sp. W8901 genome encodes:
- the ppk2 gene encoding polyphosphate kinase 2, with product MTETGTVASAAPMKNKDYRRELKPLHAELVAMQEWVKASGAKVCIVFEGRDTAGKGGVIKAITERVSPRVFRVVALPAPTDREKSQMYVQRYMPHLPAAGEVVIFDRSWYNRAGIERVLGLCTEDQARQFLQIIPTVERAIVESGVILLKYWLEVGQDQQTLRLQSRIDDPRKIWKLSRMDLESYSHWFDYSRARDEMFRFTDTGWAPWYVALNDDKRRGRLNVISHLLSQVPYEPLEHHDVSLPEQQSAEGYRPPTQPLHWIPTPF from the coding sequence CTGACGGAGACCGGCACCGTCGCATCTGCGGCGCCGATGAAGAACAAGGACTACCGCCGGGAGCTCAAACCCCTCCACGCCGAGCTGGTGGCGATGCAGGAATGGGTCAAGGCGTCCGGCGCGAAGGTGTGCATCGTGTTCGAGGGCCGCGACACGGCCGGCAAGGGCGGCGTCATCAAGGCGATCACCGAGCGGGTCTCACCCCGGGTGTTCCGGGTGGTAGCCCTACCGGCGCCGACCGATCGTGAGAAGTCGCAGATGTATGTTCAGCGATACATGCCGCACCTGCCCGCGGCCGGCGAGGTCGTCATCTTCGATCGCAGTTGGTACAACCGCGCGGGCATCGAGCGCGTCCTCGGCCTGTGCACCGAGGACCAGGCGCGGCAGTTCCTCCAGATCATTCCGACCGTGGAACGCGCGATCGTCGAGTCCGGCGTCATCCTGCTGAAGTACTGGCTGGAGGTTGGTCAGGACCAACAGACGCTCCGTCTGCAGAGTCGCATCGACGACCCGCGAAAGATCTGGAAGCTGTCCCGGATGGACCTGGAGTCGTACAGCCACTGGTTCGATTACTCGCGGGCCAGGGACGAGATGTTCCGGTTCACCGACACCGGCTGGGCGCCGTGGTACGTCGCGCTCAACGACGACAAGAGACGCGGACGCCTCAATGTGATCAGCCACCTGCTGAGTCAGGTTCCCTACGAGCCGCTGGAGCATCACGACGTCTCCTTGCCCGAACAGCAGAGCGCCGAGGGCTACCGACCGCCCACCCAGCCGCTGCACTGGATTCCGACGCCGTTCTGA
- a CDS encoding DUF6325 family protein, protein MNDTELDDLGPIDYLVVEFPADRQPDGSALPILRGLVERGIIRVLDLAFVRKEADGSLSGIEIDDVGFEGEIDVTLFAEASSDLLKETDLEEAAAILEPGCSAAVLVYENRWAAPFAAALRHSGAQLVATGRIPLQTILENLESLDTAS, encoded by the coding sequence GTGAACGACACCGAACTCGACGATCTCGGGCCCATCGACTATCTCGTCGTGGAGTTTCCTGCCGATCGGCAACCCGACGGCTCCGCACTACCGATCCTCCGCGGGCTCGTCGAGCGCGGCATCATCCGCGTGCTCGACCTCGCGTTCGTCCGCAAGGAGGCCGACGGATCGCTGTCGGGCATCGAGATCGACGACGTCGGCTTCGAAGGTGAGATCGACGTGACGCTGTTCGCGGAGGCGTCGTCGGATCTGCTGAAGGAGACCGACCTCGAGGAAGCCGCCGCCATCCTCGAACCAGGCTGTTCCGCAGCGGTTCTCGTGTACGAGAACCGCTGGGCTGCCCCCTTCGCGGCAGCACTGCGCCACAGCGGCGCACAGCTCGTGGCCACGGGGCGCATCCCCCTCCAGACGATTCTGGAGAACCTCGAGTCGCTCGACACCGCCAGCTGA
- a CDS encoding diacylglycerol/lipid kinase family protein → MGNENTDTRPRVRRWWARAAFVAAFGAAAAPIAFAGLFGTAAVLAVGTGGVAATVAASYWFLTSHGVLRAISSVLVVLAPIVVLVLLLRADLLWAVVLSCVLLLAAVLCARAALGEPEKNAMPEYTAPAPRRPFLLMNPRSGGGKVAKFGLQRKAEDLGAEVILLDGPENADVAALARRAVERGADLLGVAGGDGTQALVAAVAAEHDLPFLVISAGTRNHFALDLGLDRDDPATCLDALADGVEVRVDLGWMNGHPFVNNASFGVYAELVQSPAYRDDKTGTVLEMLPELLDSHRGYLLTVEIGDVTVGGPQAVLVSNGPYRTGDLVGMGRRERLDDGVLGVVTMSVNSAREAVGLLQGAHARGVSTARAAEVVVDADQSVIPVGVDGESRMVRTPVVCTIAPAVLRVRLPRHRPGALPKKPGIELARLYRLTGWPTGFSQRNRVPRG, encoded by the coding sequence ATGGGCAACGAGAACACGGACACCCGGCCGCGGGTTCGCCGATGGTGGGCCCGAGCCGCATTCGTGGCGGCATTCGGTGCGGCCGCAGCGCCGATCGCGTTCGCAGGGTTGTTCGGCACCGCCGCCGTGCTGGCGGTGGGCACCGGCGGCGTCGCGGCGACAGTGGCGGCGTCGTACTGGTTTCTCACCAGTCACGGCGTGCTACGCGCGATCTCGTCGGTCCTGGTGGTGCTCGCGCCGATCGTCGTACTCGTCCTATTGCTCCGTGCCGATCTGCTGTGGGCGGTGGTGCTCTCGTGCGTGCTGCTGCTCGCGGCCGTCCTGTGCGCCCGCGCCGCGCTGGGGGAGCCCGAGAAGAACGCGATGCCCGAGTACACCGCCCCTGCCCCACGTCGGCCGTTCCTCCTGATGAATCCGCGCTCGGGCGGCGGCAAGGTGGCGAAGTTCGGTCTGCAGCGCAAGGCCGAAGACCTCGGGGCCGAGGTGATTCTGCTCGACGGACCGGAGAACGCCGACGTCGCCGCACTGGCGCGGCGGGCCGTCGAACGCGGCGCGGATCTGCTCGGTGTCGCCGGCGGCGACGGCACACAGGCCCTGGTGGCCGCCGTCGCGGCAGAGCACGACCTGCCGTTCCTGGTGATCAGTGCCGGAACCCGCAACCACTTCGCGCTGGATCTCGGGCTGGACCGAGACGACCCTGCCACGTGCCTCGATGCGCTGGCCGACGGCGTCGAGGTGCGTGTCGATCTCGGATGGATGAACGGGCACCCGTTCGTCAACAACGCCTCGTTCGGGGTGTACGCGGAATTGGTGCAGAGCCCGGCCTACCGCGACGACAAGACGGGAACCGTGCTGGAGATGCTGCCCGAGCTGCTCGACAGCCATCGGGGCTACCTGCTGACGGTGGAGATCGGCGACGTCACGGTCGGCGGTCCACAGGCGGTCCTGGTGAGCAACGGCCCGTACCGCACCGGTGATCTCGTGGGTATGGGACGGCGAGAGCGCCTGGACGACGGTGTCCTGGGCGTGGTGACGATGTCGGTGAACAGTGCCCGGGAAGCCGTCGGTCTGCTGCAGGGCGCTCATGCGCGGGGGGTGAGCACGGCCCGCGCGGCCGAGGTCGTCGTCGACGCCGATCAGTCGGTGATACCGGTGGGCGTCGACGGAGAATCCCGGATGGTCCGCACCCCGGTTGTGTGCACCATCGCGCCCGCGGTGCTGCGGGTGCGTCTGCCGCGGCACCGGCCGGGTGCGCTTCCGAAGAAGCCGGGAATCGAACTGGCGCGCCTGTACCGGCTGACGGGCTGGCCGACCGGGTTCTCCCAGCGGAATCGGGTCCCGCGAGGGTGA
- a CDS encoding GntR family transcriptional regulator, whose product MTAESLPKHYLVRTHVEDLLADLSEGDSVPAERELAARCAVSRETVRQALHELLVAGRIERRGRGTVVARPKLVQPLSLGSYTEGALSQGREPGRFLVRWEEIDAHAKLADILEIAVGEPVIHLERVLLADGERIGLESTYLPQRRFPDLHDTFDPETSLYAAIRARDIVFTTATERIETALPTPREAALVESSTAMPMLKLHRVSRDADGVPIERVRSLYRGDRMAFVTELR is encoded by the coding sequence ATGACCGCCGAGAGCCTGCCCAAGCACTACCTGGTTCGGACGCATGTCGAGGATCTGCTCGCCGACCTGTCCGAGGGCGATTCCGTCCCCGCCGAGCGGGAACTCGCCGCGCGGTGCGCCGTCTCGCGCGAGACGGTGCGGCAGGCGCTGCACGAGTTGCTCGTGGCGGGCCGCATCGAACGCCGCGGTCGGGGGACCGTCGTCGCGCGACCCAAGCTCGTCCAACCGCTCTCGCTCGGTTCCTACACCGAGGGTGCGCTCAGTCAGGGCCGGGAGCCGGGGCGTTTCCTGGTGCGGTGGGAGGAGATCGACGCTCACGCGAAGCTCGCTGACATCCTGGAGATCGCAGTCGGTGAACCGGTGATCCACCTCGAACGTGTGCTCCTCGCGGACGGTGAGCGCATCGGTCTCGAGAGCACGTACCTGCCGCAGCGGCGGTTTCCGGATCTGCACGACACGTTCGATCCCGAGACGTCGCTGTATGCCGCGATCCGGGCGCGGGACATCGTGTTCACCACGGCGACCGAACGCATCGAGACCGCGCTGCCGACGCCGCGGGAGGCGGCGCTGGTGGAATCGAGCACCGCGATGCCGATGCTGAAACTGCACCGCGTCTCCCGCGACGCCGACGGTGTGCCGATCGAGCGCGTCCGGTCCCTCTACCGCGGGGACCGGATGGCGTTCGTCACCGAACTGCGCTGA
- a CDS encoding DUF2252 domain-containing protein, producing MPDTDRQQPGEATLSRAERAERGLAARRATPFSALAECTTGARRDPIGLLEQQSAARIPDLVRVRYGRMASGPFAFYRGSALIMADDLSSAPRTGLTVQLCGDAHLSNFGIFATPERMQAFDINDFDETYPGPFEWDVKRLVASLAVAGRERGLGGKQRTKVVRACAAEYRETMLQQAERGNLAVWYSHIEPSAELVALRDELDTSSKKNMRRTLEKSWHRDSVHALAKLTTEVDGRRRIVSTPPLIVPIEEVFAQADAQSLFEELRGRLDDYRETLQDNRRVLLRQFEFVQAARKVVGVGSVGTQAWILLLQGVDGDPLFLQAKEARPSVLANYVDGPSFTNQGERVVAGQRLMQAASDIFLGWQRGADPDGVVRDFYVRQLRDGKGSAVVEAMTPSGMELYGRLCGRVLAYGHARSGDRIAIAAYLDAGSEFDKAVTEFAESYADRNARDHAVLLEAIDERRIAAQFGV from the coding sequence ATGCCGGACACCGACAGACAGCAACCTGGAGAGGCGACGCTCAGCCGGGCCGAGCGCGCCGAGCGTGGTCTGGCTGCCAGGCGCGCGACTCCGTTCTCGGCCCTCGCCGAATGCACGACGGGCGCTCGGCGCGATCCGATCGGCCTGCTCGAGCAGCAGTCCGCGGCCCGCATCCCGGACCTCGTCCGGGTGCGGTACGGGCGCATGGCGAGCGGTCCGTTCGCCTTCTACCGTGGCTCCGCGCTGATCATGGCCGACGACCTGTCGAGCGCGCCCCGGACGGGACTGACTGTGCAGTTGTGCGGGGACGCGCACCTGAGCAACTTCGGGATCTTCGCCACCCCCGAACGGATGCAGGCGTTCGATATCAACGACTTCGACGAGACGTACCCGGGACCGTTCGAGTGGGACGTCAAGCGGCTCGTCGCGAGCCTCGCGGTGGCGGGCCGGGAGCGGGGGCTCGGCGGCAAGCAACGGACCAAGGTCGTCCGCGCGTGCGCCGCGGAGTACCGCGAAACCATGCTGCAGCAGGCGGAGCGGGGAAATCTCGCGGTCTGGTATTCGCACATCGAGCCCTCCGCCGAACTGGTCGCGCTCCGCGACGAACTCGACACCTCCTCGAAGAAGAACATGCGCAGAACGCTCGAGAAGTCGTGGCACCGGGACAGCGTCCACGCGCTGGCCAAACTGACCACGGAGGTGGACGGCCGCCGGCGGATCGTCAGCACGCCGCCGCTGATCGTGCCGATCGAGGAGGTCTTCGCCCAGGCGGACGCCCAGTCCCTCTTCGAGGAGCTGCGTGGACGGCTGGACGACTATCGGGAGACGTTGCAGGACAACCGGCGGGTGCTGCTGCGACAGTTCGAGTTCGTCCAGGCGGCCCGCAAGGTGGTCGGCGTGGGCAGCGTGGGAACCCAGGCGTGGATCCTGTTGCTGCAGGGCGTCGACGGTGACCCGCTGTTCCTGCAGGCGAAGGAGGCGCGGCCGTCGGTGCTCGCGAACTACGTGGACGGTCCGTCGTTCACGAACCAGGGGGAGCGCGTCGTGGCGGGACAGCGGTTGATGCAGGCCGCGAGCGACATCTTCCTCGGATGGCAGCGGGGGGCGGACCCGGACGGGGTGGTCCGGGACTTCTACGTGCGTCAACTGCGCGACGGCAAGGGCTCGGCGGTGGTCGAAGCGATGACGCCGTCGGGGATGGAACTGTACGGGCGGCTGTGCGGACGGGTACTGGCCTACGGCCACGCCCGCTCCGGGGACCGGATCGCGATCGCCGCCTACCTCGACGCCGGAAGCGAATTCGACAAGGCCGTCACCGAGTTCGCCGAGTCGTACGCCGACCGGAACGCCCGCGACCACGCGGTCCTGCTCGAGGCCATCGACGAACGCCGTATCGCCGCACAGTTCGGGGTATGA
- a CDS encoding cation-translocating P-type ATPase, translated as MATEHPVPDRAQAPTDGEPRSDWHIRDADAVVSALGSDRRAGLTTAETDARRGRYGVNEIASEPAPSIWAVALLQLKDPMNLMLVAVVIVSLIIGEIPTALVVVALVVLNIVLGTQQELKARASVDALARMQIPQARVIRDGTLIQLPAPDLVPGDIVELEAGDLVPADGRLLRSATLETQEAALTGESAPVAKDPQTLDAVDVPLGDRSNILFQNTSVTRGTATMVVTETGMRTEMGRIASMLSAIAPVKSPLQRELDSLTKVLGIIAWVAVAIIVVIGLLRGQDLTTVMLLGISMGVSAIPTGLPTFVQAMLAYGARRLADAKAVVKNLSDVETLGATSAINSDKTGTLTMNQMTVRSLYFHCRWFTVDGEGYSKSGTVAHVAGEPVPDFTLLAYGLCLDSDATVTDSGEVVGDPTEAALVVLAAKLGVDAPSTRRTYPRVAEVPFDSAYKFMSTFHHLPVDGDTRFVELVKGGPDVVLARCGSAFRPGRELVPLDDVRDEITAANRVMSEKGLRVLAFAARILDGQERAVADDPMAFVEDLVFVGMVGIIDPLRPEAIDAVRTAHTAGIDVRMITGDHAVTASAIGAELGLGPGAIGGAELQAMTDEELAAALPELHVFGRVTPQDKLRLAGVMQQGGAIVAMTGDAVNDAAALKKADIGVAMGSGSEVTKQAGKLILTDDNFGTLVTAIRLGRSIYDKIVSYIRYQMSKLFSLVLLFLVASVFGINDGVALTPLMVLFQHFFITLFPVIVIMQDPPPPNLMDKPPRDPGRPIANKRSFVQWFAYGALQFAVTLAAMLLAPGSMSPTEPNVPMTMAFVVLSFGSILAGLVLRRDPDSGLTAPILGAIKILSIPTVVTVLAVELGFLQDLLTTTTLTGGQWLACLGWSLIVPVVIEAEKALRRRRRRRSAPPAPIPAAEVVAPQRAHLR; from the coding sequence ATGGCCACCGAACACCCCGTGCCCGATCGGGCGCAGGCCCCCACGGACGGGGAGCCCCGATCGGATTGGCACATCCGTGACGCCGACGCCGTCGTGTCGGCCCTGGGCTCCGACCGTCGTGCCGGACTGACGACCGCCGAGACCGATGCGCGGCGCGGGCGGTACGGCGTCAACGAGATCGCCTCCGAGCCCGCCCCGTCGATCTGGGCCGTGGCTCTGCTGCAGCTGAAGGATCCGATGAACCTGATGCTGGTGGCGGTGGTGATCGTCAGTCTGATCATCGGGGAGATCCCGACCGCGCTCGTGGTGGTGGCGCTGGTCGTCCTCAACATCGTGCTGGGCACGCAGCAGGAACTGAAAGCGCGAGCCAGCGTCGACGCCCTCGCCAGGATGCAGATTCCACAGGCGCGGGTCATCCGAGACGGCACGCTGATCCAGCTGCCCGCACCGGATCTCGTCCCCGGCGACATCGTCGAACTCGAGGCCGGTGACCTTGTCCCGGCGGACGGCCGACTGCTGCGCTCGGCCACCCTGGAAACCCAGGAGGCGGCGCTGACGGGGGAGAGCGCGCCCGTCGCGAAGGATCCGCAGACACTCGATGCCGTGGATGTCCCACTCGGCGATCGCAGCAACATCCTGTTCCAGAACACCTCCGTCACCCGTGGCACCGCGACGATGGTCGTGACGGAGACCGGCATGCGGACCGAGATGGGTCGGATCGCGTCGATGCTGTCGGCGATCGCTCCCGTCAAGTCTCCGCTGCAGCGAGAACTCGATTCGCTGACCAAGGTGCTCGGCATCATCGCGTGGGTTGCGGTGGCGATCATCGTCGTCATCGGACTGCTGCGTGGACAGGACCTCACCACGGTCATGTTGCTCGGCATCTCGATGGGGGTGTCCGCGATCCCGACCGGTCTGCCGACGTTCGTGCAGGCCATGCTGGCGTACGGCGCTCGCCGGCTGGCCGATGCGAAGGCGGTCGTCAAGAACCTCAGCGATGTCGAAACCCTCGGCGCCACAAGCGCGATCAACTCCGACAAGACCGGCACTCTGACGATGAACCAGATGACGGTCCGGTCGCTGTACTTCCACTGCCGGTGGTTCACGGTGGACGGCGAGGGCTACAGCAAGTCCGGGACTGTCGCGCACGTCGCGGGGGAGCCGGTTCCGGACTTCACGCTGCTGGCGTACGGGCTGTGTCTCGACAGCGATGCCACCGTCACCGACAGCGGGGAGGTGGTCGGCGATCCGACCGAGGCCGCGCTGGTCGTCCTCGCGGCCAAGCTGGGGGTCGACGCCCCGAGCACCCGGCGCACGTATCCGCGGGTGGCGGAGGTTCCGTTCGATTCCGCGTACAAGTTCATGTCGACGTTCCACCATCTACCGGTCGACGGCGACACCCGGTTCGTCGAGCTCGTCAAGGGCGGACCGGACGTGGTTCTCGCGCGGTGCGGGTCCGCCTTCCGGCCGGGTCGGGAACTGGTTCCCCTCGACGACGTCCGCGACGAGATCACGGCTGCCAACCGCGTGATGTCCGAAAAGGGCCTTCGTGTCCTGGCTTTCGCCGCCCGCATCCTCGACGGCCAGGAACGAGCGGTGGCCGACGATCCGATGGCGTTCGTCGAGGACCTCGTCTTCGTCGGCATGGTGGGCATCATCGACCCGCTGCGACCGGAGGCGATCGATGCCGTCCGCACAGCGCACACCGCGGGCATCGACGTCCGCATGATCACCGGCGACCACGCGGTGACCGCGTCCGCGATCGGCGCCGAACTCGGACTCGGGCCCGGGGCGATCGGCGGCGCCGAACTCCAGGCCATGACCGATGAGGAACTTGCGGCCGCGCTGCCGGAGCTCCACGTCTTCGGCCGCGTCACACCGCAGGACAAGCTCCGTCTCGCGGGCGTCATGCAACAGGGCGGCGCGATCGTCGCGATGACCGGTGACGCGGTCAACGACGCCGCCGCGCTGAAGAAGGCCGACATCGGTGTCGCGATGGGGTCGGGCAGCGAGGTGACCAAACAGGCCGGCAAGCTCATCCTCACCGACGACAACTTCGGGACCCTGGTCACCGCGATCCGTCTGGGCCGCAGCATCTACGACAAGATCGTGTCGTACATCCGCTACCAGATGTCCAAGCTGTTCTCCCTGGTGCTGCTGTTCCTGGTGGCCAGCGTGTTCGGGATCAACGACGGCGTCGCACTCACTCCGCTGATGGTGCTGTTCCAGCACTTCTTCATCACGCTGTTCCCGGTGATCGTCATCATGCAGGACCCGCCACCACCCAATCTGATGGACAAGCCGCCCCGGGACCCGGGCCGGCCGATCGCCAACAAGCGGTCGTTCGTGCAGTGGTTCGCGTACGGTGCTCTCCAATTCGCGGTCACCCTGGCGGCGATGCTCCTGGCCCCCGGATCGATGAGCCCGACCGAACCGAACGTCCCGATGACGATGGCGTTCGTCGTGCTGTCCTTCGGTTCCATTCTCGCCGGGCTGGTTCTGCGGCGTGATCCCGACTCCGGTCTCACCGCACCGATTCTCGGCGCGATCAAGATCCTGTCGATTCCGACCGTCGTGACGGTGCTCGCAGTCGAACTCGGCTTCCTCCAGGACCTTCTCACCACCACGACGCTGACCGGCGGCCAGTGGCTCGCGTGTCTCGGGTGGTCGCTGATCGTCCCGGTCGTGATCGAGGCGGAGAAGGCGCTGCGGCGCCGTCGCCGACGGAGGTCGGCGCCGCCCGCACCGATTCCCGCGGCGGAGGTGGTCGCGCCGCAGCGCGCACATCTGCGTTGA
- a CDS encoding SulP family inorganic anion transporter: MPWRESLGRLPGVATAREYQRGWLRTDVTAGLVLTALLIPAGMGYAEAAGLPAYAGLYATIVPLLAYAVVGPSKILVLGPDSSLAPLIAAAVLPLAAVGDPESALALAGVLAILVGAILIIGGFLRLGFVTELLSKPIRLGYLNAIALIVVVGQLPKLLGFSVDASGLLGEIAAIGTSILAGDSTPVAAAVGIGSFAVIMAFRLWLPRVPGVLVAVVGSIALSAAIGLDEEIGMVGALPKGLPLPQFGGVDWQDTLALIGPAAGIALIAFADTGVLSRTFAARRGEEVNGSTEMKAIGAANVASGLFGGFPISASGSRTPVAEQSGAHTQLAGAVGAVAVLVFVLVAPGITAYLPDATLAAVVIVAASALIDVRGMISMWHMSRVETGLAVAAFLGVALVGVLQGILVAIGLSFVAVVARAWQPYRTELVETSGTGFHDVARHPEGHRIPGLVLVRFDAPLFFANGGIFDDYVRSVVARAQTPVEWVVIAAEPITGLDTTAVDELVDLDRYLEGRGIRLAFAEMKGPIKDRLVQFGVGDRFDATHFYPTLDAAVADFHRRAHPRGGT, from the coding sequence ATGCCCTGGAGGGAGAGCCTCGGACGGCTACCCGGGGTGGCGACGGCCCGGGAGTACCAGCGCGGCTGGTTGCGCACCGACGTCACGGCCGGCCTCGTCCTCACCGCGCTGCTGATCCCGGCCGGCATGGGCTATGCGGAGGCCGCCGGACTCCCCGCGTACGCCGGGCTGTACGCGACGATCGTGCCGCTGCTCGCCTACGCCGTTGTGGGCCCGTCGAAAATCCTTGTGCTCGGTCCTGATTCGTCGCTGGCGCCGTTGATCGCCGCGGCGGTGCTGCCGCTGGCGGCCGTCGGTGACCCGGAGAGCGCACTCGCCCTCGCCGGGGTACTCGCCATCCTGGTCGGGGCGATCCTCATCATCGGTGGGTTCCTGCGTCTGGGCTTCGTGACCGAGCTGCTCTCGAAGCCCATCCGGCTCGGCTATCTGAACGCGATTGCGCTGATCGTCGTGGTCGGACAGTTGCCGAAACTGCTCGGTTTCTCCGTCGACGCGTCCGGCCTGCTGGGCGAGATCGCCGCCATCGGCACGTCGATTCTCGCGGGCGACAGCACCCCGGTCGCCGCCGCGGTGGGTATCGGTTCGTTCGCCGTCATCATGGCCTTCCGTCTGTGGCTGCCCCGCGTTCCCGGTGTCCTCGTCGCCGTCGTGGGATCGATCGCGCTCTCCGCGGCGATCGGACTCGACGAGGAGATCGGGATGGTCGGTGCGCTGCCCAAGGGGCTGCCGCTTCCGCAGTTCGGCGGCGTCGACTGGCAGGACACACTGGCACTGATCGGTCCGGCCGCCGGCATCGCGCTCATCGCCTTCGCCGACACCGGCGTGCTGTCCCGGACGTTCGCGGCCCGCCGCGGTGAGGAAGTGAACGGCAGCACGGAGATGAAGGCGATCGGGGCGGCCAACGTGGCGAGCGGCCTGTTCGGCGGATTCCCGATCTCGGCCAGCGGTTCCCGGACCCCGGTGGCCGAGCAGAGCGGTGCGCACACGCAATTGGCGGGGGCGGTCGGAGCGGTGGCGGTGTTGGTGTTCGTGCTCGTCGCCCCCGGGATCACCGCCTACCTGCCCGACGCCACCCTGGCAGCGGTGGTGATCGTCGCGGCGTCGGCGTTGATCGATGTGCGCGGGATGATCTCGATGTGGCACATGAGTCGGGTGGAGACCGGTCTCGCCGTCGCCGCGTTCCTCGGTGTCGCACTCGTGGGAGTGCTCCAGGGCATCCTGGTCGCGATCGGGCTGTCGTTCGTCGCGGTCGTCGCGCGGGCGTGGCAGCCGTACCGCACGGAATTGGTCGAGACGTCCGGGACCGGATTCCACGATGTCGCCCGGCATCCGGAAGGGCACCGCATCCCCGGTCTGGTGCTGGTCCGGTTCGATGCGCCACTGTTCTTCGCGAACGGCGGTATCTTCGACGACTACGTGCGGTCGGTCGTGGCGCGGGCGCAGACCCCGGTCGAATGGGTGGTGATCGCCGCCGAACCGATCACCGGTCTGGACACCACGGCCGTCGACGAACTCGTCGATCTCGACCGCTATCTCGAAGGTCGAGGCATTCGGTTGGCCTTCGCCGAGATGAAGGGGCCGATCAAGGACCGCCTCGTCCAGTTCGGTGTCGGCGATCGGTTCGATGCCACCCACTTCTACCCCACACTCGACGCCGCGGTCGCCGATTTTCACCGGCGTGCACATCCGCGCGGAGGCACCTGA
- a CDS encoding SHOCT domain-containing protein has translation MPGLLRGIARTAAVAGTATAVSNRVSRRQGQRWAAEQPAPQYAAPQAPPPPPPPAPPPAGGPDRIAALKQLGELRDQGVLTDAEFAAEKARILAS, from the coding sequence ATGCCCGGACTTCTCCGCGGAATCGCACGTACCGCCGCAGTGGCCGGAACCGCGACGGCGGTCTCGAATCGAGTGTCCCGACGCCAGGGCCAGCGGTGGGCGGCCGAACAGCCGGCCCCGCAATATGCGGCACCCCAGGCGCCACCACCTCCCCCGCCGCCTGCCCCACCGCCCGCCGGAGGCCCCGACCGGATCGCCGCCCTGAAACAACTCGGTGAACTCCGGGACCAGGGCGTGCTCACGGACGCCGAGTTCGCCGCCGAGAAGGCCCGGATCCTGGCTTCGTGA
- a CDS encoding HD family phosphohydrolase, translating to MNDNTIVLEETAALMDSLRGIFDGEAVDELAHALQAAGHAIADGADDELVLACALHDLARSPLVGVEAATAHDRFAREWLTPRFGERVGWLAGAHVAAKRFLVATEPGYADGLSAESVATLGLQGGPAVEEAWTSHPWWPDAVRLRRYDDRAKVPGAQSPSIDDVVVARRVRDGLGVSR from the coding sequence ATGAACGACAACACGATCGTGCTCGAAGAGACTGCCGCGCTGATGGATTCGTTGCGTGGGATCTTCGACGGGGAAGCGGTCGACGAACTCGCCCACGCGCTGCAGGCGGCGGGCCACGCCATCGCCGACGGGGCCGACGACGAACTGGTACTGGCCTGCGCGCTGCACGATCTGGCACGCAGCCCGCTCGTCGGCGTCGAGGCCGCGACCGCGCACGACCGGTTCGCCCGGGAGTGGCTCACCCCGCGCTTCGGTGAGCGGGTGGGCTGGCTGGCCGGCGCACACGTCGCGGCCAAGCGGTTCCTGGTGGCCACCGAGCCGGGCTACGCGGACGGGCTGTCCGCGGAATCCGTCGCGACCCTGGGGCTGCAGGGGGGTCCGGCGGTGGAGGAGGCATGGACCTCGCACCCGTGGTGGCCGGATGCGGTGCGGTTGCGCCGGTACGACGATCGCGCGAAAGTGCCGGGCGCGCAATCCCCGTCGATCGACGACGTCGTGGTGGCACGACGCGTGCGCGACGGGCTGGGGGTGTCCCGATGA